Proteins from one Athalia rosae chromosome 8, iyAthRosa1.1, whole genome shotgun sequence genomic window:
- the LOC125502120 gene encoding ankyrin repeat and MYND domain-containing protein 2-like, translating to MSTLPELVVAEVPGGSCASCGAANAKFQCSGCSNVSYCSEDHRADHWQKHKNACKSYKILHNEEVGR from the exons atgtccACTTTACCAGAACTT GTGGTGGCGGAGGTGCCTGGAGGGTCATGCGCAAGCTGTGGGGCAGCAAATGCGAAATTTCAATGTTCCGGATGTTCGAACGTTTCGTACTGTTCCGAGGATCATAGAGCCGATCACTGGCAGAAGCACAAGAATGCTTGCAAATCGTACAAGATTCTACACAACGAGGAAGTCGGCAGGTAA